One part of the Malus sylvestris chromosome 2, drMalSylv7.2, whole genome shotgun sequence genome encodes these proteins:
- the LOC126607152 gene encoding uncharacterized protein LOC126607152 isoform X2 produces MAEAAKNPVGQQQKIIVPNKHGEKLVGLLHETGSADLVILCHGFRDTKENYIMVNLAVALENEGISSFRFDFAGNGESEGTFQFGNYRREADDLHSVVKYFSGAKRAPSAIVGHSKGGDAVLLYASTYHDIRTVVNVSGRYDLKKGIEERLGKDIMEVIKKEGFIDVKNKSGDGSYRVTEESLMDRLSTDMHQSCLQIDNECRVVTIHGTADEVIPVEDALEFAKIIPNHKLHLIEGANHSYTSHQAELGSLVVDFIKAALQQDKATSN; encoded by the exons ATGGCAGAAGCTGCAAAAAACCCAG TGGGTCAGCAACAGAAAATCATCGTACCCAACAAACACGGTGAAAAGCTTGTGGGATTGTTACACGAAACCGGTTCCGCGGACCTTGTAATCTTATGTCATGGTTTTCGAGACACCAAG GAAAACTATATTATGGTGAACCTTGCTGTTGCACTGGAAAATGAAGGGATCAGTTCCTTCCGTTTTGACTTTGCCGGAAATGG GGAAAGTGAAGGCACCTTTCAGTTTGGTAACTATCGGAGAGAGGCGGATGACTTGCACTCTGTGGTCAAGTACTTCTCTGGGGCAAAACGTGCACCCAGTGCAATTGTTGGACACAGTAAAG GAGGCGATGCTGTGCTCCTGTATGCTTCAACCTATCATGACATTCGTACGGTTGTCAATGTTTCTGGACGTTATGATCTGAAGAAAGGCATCGAAGAACGCTTGGGGAAAGACATTATGGAAGTAATCAAGAAGGAAGGGTTCATTGATGTTAAGAATAAGTCAG GAGATGGTAGTTATCGTGTGACCGAGGAGAGTTTGATGGATCGCCTAAGTACTGATATGCACCAATCATGCCTTCAGATTGACAATGAATGCCG GGTGGTGACAATCCATGGAACTGCCGACGAGGTCATCCCTGTTGAAGATGCATTAGAGTTTGCCAAGATAATACCTAACCACAAATTACATCTTATAGAAGGTGCTAATCATTCGTACACCTCGCATCAAGCCGAGTTAGGATCGCTCGTCGTGGACTTCATTAAGGCAGCCCTGCAGCAGGACAAGGCTACTTCAAACTAG
- the LOC126607152 gene encoding uncharacterized protein LOC126607152 isoform X1, translating to MLLSSSFTSISFPSPNFNLPRNRSPKRILKMAEAAKNPVGQQQKIIVPNKHGEKLVGLLHETGSADLVILCHGFRDTKENYIMVNLAVALENEGISSFRFDFAGNGESEGTFQFGNYRREADDLHSVVKYFSGAKRAPSAIVGHSKGGDAVLLYASTYHDIRTVVNVSGRYDLKKGIEERLGKDIMEVIKKEGFIDVKNKSGDGSYRVTEESLMDRLSTDMHQSCLQIDNECRVVTIHGTADEVIPVEDALEFAKIIPNHKLHLIEGANHSYTSHQAELGSLVVDFIKAALQQDKATSN from the exons ATGCTGCTCTCAAGTTCTTTCACTTCCATAAGCTTCCCTTCACCAAACTTTAATCTTCCCCGCAATCGCAGCCCGAAACGAATCTTGAAAATGGCAGAAGCTGCAAAAAACCCAG TGGGTCAGCAACAGAAAATCATCGTACCCAACAAACACGGTGAAAAGCTTGTGGGATTGTTACACGAAACCGGTTCCGCGGACCTTGTAATCTTATGTCATGGTTTTCGAGACACCAAG GAAAACTATATTATGGTGAACCTTGCTGTTGCACTGGAAAATGAAGGGATCAGTTCCTTCCGTTTTGACTTTGCCGGAAATGG GGAAAGTGAAGGCACCTTTCAGTTTGGTAACTATCGGAGAGAGGCGGATGACTTGCACTCTGTGGTCAAGTACTTCTCTGGGGCAAAACGTGCACCCAGTGCAATTGTTGGACACAGTAAAG GAGGCGATGCTGTGCTCCTGTATGCTTCAACCTATCATGACATTCGTACGGTTGTCAATGTTTCTGGACGTTATGATCTGAAGAAAGGCATCGAAGAACGCTTGGGGAAAGACATTATGGAAGTAATCAAGAAGGAAGGGTTCATTGATGTTAAGAATAAGTCAG GAGATGGTAGTTATCGTGTGACCGAGGAGAGTTTGATGGATCGCCTAAGTACTGATATGCACCAATCATGCCTTCAGATTGACAATGAATGCCG GGTGGTGACAATCCATGGAACTGCCGACGAGGTCATCCCTGTTGAAGATGCATTAGAGTTTGCCAAGATAATACCTAACCACAAATTACATCTTATAGAAGGTGCTAATCATTCGTACACCTCGCATCAAGCCGAGTTAGGATCGCTCGTCGTGGACTTCATTAAGGCAGCCCTGCAGCAGGACAAGGCTACTTCAAACTAG